A single window of Arcobacter venerupis DNA harbors:
- a CDS encoding SAM-dependent methyltransferase, which translates to MIKFNDYFNDWLYGQDGYYSNYKQIGKDGDFFTSVSTSSFFGGSIAKKIITSIEDGFLPSNTTILEIGAHHGYLLADIIQFIYTLKPQLLETLNFAIVERFPNLQEQQKKYLSDSFGEIIKLKHYNDINEVKLENAYILANEIFDAFSCDLVYTNKKGTLQQAFVSNHKIEFFDCIDENIIYHCKKYHITKGEVALSYKDFVNTLCSNIKTFEFLTFDYGDRFPRNDFSARVYEKHSVYPIFEENLPLEKLFKNSDITYDVHFNYISDCFFNNGILDIKFQTQLKSLIEFGILDLLEILKANVDEKTYLKETQKVKVLLEPTGMGDRFKTLNIRK; encoded by the coding sequence ATGATTAAATTTAATGACTACTTTAATGATTGGCTTTATGGCCAAGATGGCTACTACTCAAATTACAAACAAATAGGGAAAGATGGTGATTTTTTCACTTCTGTTTCCACCTCATCATTTTTTGGTGGATCTATTGCTAAAAAAATAATCACTTCTATTGAAGATGGATTTTTACCAAGCAATACAACTATTTTAGAAATTGGTGCTCATCATGGATATTTGCTAGCTGATATTATTCAGTTTATTTACACTTTAAAACCTCAACTTTTAGAGACTTTAAATTTTGCAATAGTTGAGCGATTTCCAAATCTTCAAGAGCAACAAAAAAAGTATCTAAGTGACTCTTTTGGAGAAATAATAAAACTAAAACATTACAATGATATAAATGAAGTAAAACTAGAAAATGCTTATATTCTGGCAAATGAGATATTTGATGCCTTTTCATGTGATTTAGTTTATACAAATAAAAAAGGAACTTTACAGCAAGCTTTTGTTTCAAATCATAAAATAGAATTTTTTGATTGTATTGATGAAAATATCATATATCATTGCAAAAAATATCACATTACAAAAGGTGAAGTTGCCCTTTCCTACAAAGATTTTGTAAATACACTTTGTTCAAATATCAAAACTTTTGAATTTTTAACTTTTGATTATGGAGATAGATTTCCAAGAAATGATTTCTCAGCAAGGGTTTATGAAAAGCACAGTGTTTACCCTATTTTTGAAGAAAATTTACCTTTAGAAAAACTATTTAAAAACTCAGATATTACCTATGATGTTCATTTTAATTATATAAGTGATTGTTTTTTTAATAACGGTATTTTGGATATAAAATTCCAAACTCAACTAAAATCTTTAATTGAGTTTGGTATTTTAGATTTACTTGAAATTTTAAAAGCAAATGTGGATGAAAAAACATATTTAAAAGAGACTCAAAAAGTAAAAGTTTTACTTGAACCAACTGGAATGGGTGATAGATTTAAAACTTTGAATATTAGGAAATAA
- a CDS encoding YraN family protein — protein MSREKGDFAEKKAISFLEDLDFKIIEQNFYAKKLGEIDIIATKNSTYHFCEVKSALDYETAINNLTKSKLSKIKRSVDYYIQTKKLDISYCIDAIIVTDETIDFIENITI, from the coding sequence ATGAGTAGAGAAAAAGGTGACTTTGCAGAAAAAAAAGCTATCTCTTTTTTAGAAGATTTAGACTTTAAAATAATTGAACAAAACTTCTATGCAAAAAAACTAGGTGAAATTGATATTATTGCTACAAAAAACTCTACTTATCACTTTTGTGAAGTAAAATCAGCACTTGATTATGAAACTGCTATTAATAATCTTACTAAATCAAAACTTTCTAAAATAAAAAGAAGTGTTGATTATTATATTCAAACAAAAAAATTAGATATTTCATATTGTATTGATGCAATTATTGTAACAGATGAGACTATTGATTTTATTGAAAATATTACAATTTAA
- a CDS encoding single-stranded DNA-binding protein — MYNKVIMVGNLTRDIELRYLPSGSAIAKSAVATSYKYKSSTGEQKDEVCFLDFNIFGRSAEVANQYLKKGSKVLLEGRLVFEQWTAQDGSTRSRHSLRVDTMKMLDAKGESMNTGDNQGYNPQGSYNQPATQYDEASSPASYGGMNQAKPRVEQRIPEIDIDEDEIPF; from the coding sequence ATGTATAACAAAGTAATAATGGTAGGAAATTTAACAAGAGATATTGAATTAAGATATTTACCATCAGGTTCTGCAATTGCAAAATCTGCTGTTGCAACATCTTATAAATACAAATCTTCAACTGGTGAACAAAAAGATGAAGTTTGTTTTTTAGATTTTAATATTTTTGGAAGATCTGCTGAAGTTGCTAATCAATACTTGAAAAAAGGTTCAAAAGTTTTATTAGAGGGAAGACTTGTATTTGAACAATGGACAGCTCAAGACGGATCTACAAGAAGTAGACACTCTTTAAGAGTTGATACTATGAAAATGTTAGATGCTAAGGGTGAATCTATGAATACTGGGGACAACCAAGGTTATAATCCGCAAGGATCTTATAATCAACCAGCAACTCAATACGATGAAGCATCTTCTCCAGCAAGCTATGGTGGTATGAATCAGGCAAAACCAAGAGTTGAGCAACGAATACCTGAAATTGATATAGACGAAGACGAAATACCGTTTTAG
- the miaB gene encoding tRNA (N6-isopentenyl adenosine(37)-C2)-methylthiotransferase MiaB, with translation MSSNKKLFIQTLGCQMNDTDSQHIAAELKKHKDYIQTDIMEEADLIIINTCSVREKPVSKLFSEIGQFNKKKKAGAKIGVAGCTASHLGEDIIKRAPYVDFVLGARNISKIKDIVDIKGSVEISIDNDESTYDFSTAKTNQYRASVNISVGCDKKCTYCIVPSTRGEEISIPPEMIVEQVRKSVEQGAVEVTLLGQNVNSYGRNFSDGRGKYSFTNLLQDVSKIEGLERIRFTSPHPLHMDDDFIEEFAKNDKISKCIHMPLQSGSTNILRAMKRGYTKDWFLNRANKLRTLVPNLRITTDIIVAFPGETQEDFEDTLDVVNQVKFDQIFNFKYSPRPGTEALNMADIEIADEIGSARLIELIELHKRHLEETMPTYVGETLNVLVESLKPNGEVCGFTDNFLQVFTKGSDELLGKFVNVKITDASRTSLKGEVVL, from the coding sequence ATGAGTTCAAATAAAAAACTATTTATACAAACGTTAGGCTGTCAGATGAATGACACAGACAGCCAACATATTGCTGCTGAGTTAAAAAAACACAAAGATTATATTCAAACAGATATTATGGAAGAAGCTGATTTAATTATAATCAATACTTGTTCTGTAAGAGAAAAACCTGTTTCGAAACTTTTTTCTGAAATTGGGCAATTTAACAAAAAGAAAAAAGCAGGTGCAAAAATCGGTGTTGCTGGTTGTACGGCATCACATTTAGGTGAAGATATTATAAAAAGAGCACCTTATGTAGATTTTGTTCTTGGTGCTAGAAATATCTCAAAAATAAAAGATATAGTTGATATAAAAGGCTCAGTAGAAATTTCAATTGATAATGATGAATCAACTTATGACTTCTCAACTGCAAAAACAAATCAATATAGAGCTAGTGTTAATATTTCTGTTGGATGTGATAAAAAATGTACTTATTGTATAGTTCCAAGTACAAGAGGTGAAGAAATTTCTATTCCTCCTGAAATGATAGTTGAACAGGTTCGAAAATCAGTTGAACAAGGTGCAGTAGAAGTTACATTGTTAGGTCAAAATGTTAATTCTTATGGAAGAAATTTTTCAGATGGAAGAGGTAAATATTCATTTACAAATCTTTTACAAGATGTTTCAAAAATAGAAGGATTAGAGCGAATTAGATTTACTTCTCCACATCCTTTGCATATGGATGATGATTTTATTGAAGAGTTTGCTAAAAATGATAAAATTTCAAAATGTATTCATATGCCTTTACAAAGTGGTTCTACAAATATTTTAAGAGCTATGAAAAGAGGCTATACTAAAGATTGGTTCTTAAATAGAGCAAATAAACTACGAACCCTTGTACCAAATCTCAGAATTACAACTGATATTATTGTTGCGTTCCCAGGTGAAACACAAGAAGATTTTGAAGATACATTGGATGTAGTTAATCAAGTTAAATTTGATCAAATTTTCAACTTTAAATACTCTCCAAGACCAGGAACTGAAGCTCTAAATATGGCAGATATTGAGATTGCTGATGAAATTGGAAGTGCTAGGTTAATTGAATTAATTGAACTTCACAAAAGACATTTAGAAGAGACAATGCCTACTTATGTTGGCGAAACTTTAAATGTATTAGTGGAATCATTGAAACCAAATGGTGAAGTTTGTGGTTTTACAGATAATTTTTTACAAGTATTTACAAAAGGAAGTGACGAACTTTTAGGTAAATTTGTGAATGTTAAGATTACTGATGCTTCACGAACATCTTTAAAAGGTGAAGTTGTACTTTAA
- the mqnE gene encoding aminofutalosine synthase MqnE: MNIIEKLERNERLEYEDAIKLYDLDLFTLASFANKIREEKHGKKTYFNINRHINPTNICKDVCQFCAYSASRKNPHQYTMSHEEILEVVKNSSKNNIKEVHIVSAHNPHTGLQWYMDVFKKIKENFPNIHVKALTAAEIHFLSTEYNLSYQEIIDMMVEHGIDSMPGGGAEIFDEKVRKRICGGKVTSEQWLEIHRLWHEKGKKSNATMLFGHIEDRNHRIDHMLRLRALQDLTGGFNAFIPLVYQTENNYLKVKEPLTGQEILKTYTIARILLDNIPNIKAYWATSTVKLALIAQEFGANDVDGTIEKESIQSAAGASSANGIAQLEFVDLIKNSGFIPVERDSIYNEIKTW; encoded by the coding sequence ATGAATATTATAGAAAAATTAGAAAGAAATGAACGTTTAGAGTATGAAGATGCAATAAAATTATATGATTTAGATTTATTCACACTTGCATCATTTGCCAATAAAATTAGAGAAGAAAAACATGGTAAAAAGACTTACTTTAATATAAATAGACATATAAATCCAACAAATATTTGCAAAGATGTCTGTCAATTTTGTGCCTATAGTGCAAGTAGAAAAAATCCACACCAATATACAATGAGCCATGAAGAGATTCTTGAAGTTGTAAAAAATTCTTCAAAAAATAATATAAAAGAAGTTCATATAGTTTCTGCTCATAATCCTCATACTGGATTACAATGGTATATGGATGTATTTAAAAAAATAAAAGAGAACTTCCCAAATATTCATGTAAAAGCATTAACAGCTGCTGAAATTCACTTTTTAAGCACTGAATATAATCTTTCATATCAAGAGATAATTGATATGATGGTTGAACATGGAATTGATTCAATGCCAGGTGGTGGTGCAGAAATTTTTGATGAAAAAGTTAGAAAAAGAATTTGTGGTGGAAAAGTTACATCAGAGCAATGGTTAGAAATTCATAGACTTTGGCATGAAAAAGGTAAAAAAAGTAATGCAACAATGCTCTTTGGACATATAGAAGATAGAAACCATAGAATTGACCATATGTTAAGATTAAGAGCTTTGCAAGACCTTACAGGTGGTTTTAATGCCTTTATTCCTCTTGTATATCAAACTGAAAATAATTATTTAAAAGTAAAAGAGCCATTAACTGGTCAAGAAATACTAAAAACTTACACTATAGCTAGAATTTTACTTGATAATATTCCAAATATAAAAGCTTATTGGGCTACTTCAACCGTAAAATTAGCTCTAATAGCTCAAGAGTTTGGAGCAAATGATGTGGATGGAACAATTGAAAAAGAATCAATTCAAAGTGCGGCGGGAGCTTCTAGTGCAAATGGAATAGCACAATTAGAATTTGTAGATTTAATTAAAAATTCTGGTTTTATACCAGTTGAGAGAGACTCTATTTATAATGAAATAAAAACTTGGTAA
- a CDS encoding carbonic anhydrase produces MLINDLIKGNKKFREASFPKYEGNLKELVENGQRPEILFVGCSDSRVTPDLMLDTKPGDMFILRNVGNFVPPYNPDDDYHGSSAAIEYAVSILGVKHIIICGHSHCGACKSLYQDLGDSPDLIHVKKWLELGKRAKEYTLLAIQDKDDKEKLYRATERISIVHQMENLLTFPDIERKIKSGELQIHGWYYRIEDGTIEYYDGEECSFKPLKEN; encoded by the coding sequence ATGTTAATAAATGACTTAATAAAAGGTAATAAAAAATTTAGAGAAGCTAGCTTTCCTAAATATGAAGGTAATTTAAAAGAATTAGTTGAAAATGGTCAAAGACCAGAAATTCTTTTTGTTGGATGTAGTGACAGCAGAGTTACACCTGATTTAATGCTTGATACTAAACCTGGTGACATGTTTATTCTAAGAAATGTTGGAAATTTTGTTCCACCTTATAACCCAGATGATGATTACCATGGAAGTTCAGCAGCTATTGAATATGCTGTTTCTATTTTAGGTGTTAAACATATTATTATCTGTGGTCACTCACATTGTGGAGCATGTAAAAGTTTATACCAAGATTTAGGGGATTCTCCTGATTTAATCCATGTAAAAAAATGGTTAGAACTTGGTAAAAGAGCGAAAGAATACACTCTTTTAGCAATTCAAGATAAAGATGATAAAGAGAAATTGTATAGAGCAACGGAGAGAATTTCTATTGTTCATCAAATGGAAAACCTTTTGACTTTTCCTGATATAGAAAGAAAAATAAAAAGTGGTGAATTACAAATCCATGGTTGGTATTACAGAATTGAAGATGGAACTATCGAATATTACGATGGGGAAGAGTGTTCATTTAAACCATTAAAGGAGAACTAA
- the rpsF gene encoding 30S ribosomal protein S6, with product MSKIKHYETMFILKPTLTEEETVGQIESIRAIIEKNGGEIISFDNVGQRELAYEIEKCKRGYYYVIYFQGNPAGIAEIERNYRMNENLIRFIFIKYDSKKEIASWTKMSDEAAKKANK from the coding sequence ATGTCAAAAATCAAACATTATGAAACAATGTTTATCTTAAAACCTACATTAACTGAAGAAGAAACTGTAGGACAAATTGAAAGCATCAGAGCTATTATTGAAAAAAATGGTGGAGAAATCATATCATTTGACAATGTTGGTCAAAGAGAATTAGCTTATGAAATCGAAAAATGTAAAAGAGGTTACTATTATGTAATCTATTTCCAAGGTAACCCAGCAGGAATTGCTGAAATCGAAAGAAATTACAGAATGAACGAAAATTTAATTAGATTTATCTTCATTAAATACGATAGCAAAAAAGAAATCGCTTCATGGACTAAAATGAGTGATGAGGCAGCTAAAAAAGCTAATAAATAA
- a CDS encoding aminotransferase class I/II-fold pyridoxal phosphate-dependent enzyme → MYSKELESIKKANRFRTREVFDDSLIDLASNDYLGLSTNKTLFQNAYENVLKENYHSPKASMLVNGYSKIHKKFENRLCEVNGFEAGVIVGSGFLANISMIEALVRKNDTLFIDEEYHASGILATKLLRPEQVIIFNHNDFKDLEEKISKNQRTGRNIIAIEGVYSMGGDLAPFEIFEIANEKKAILIVDEAHSFGVIGDNLLGIFDYYKIKPNKYHVKMGTLGKAYGSYGAYILASQEIIDFLTNRAKPIIYSTAPSLFDTALAHESLDFIIKNKEILKEKIKTNLTIIYNILGLKSQSLIIPILIGDNKKVKIIQENLKKNGFLVGAIRQPTVKEAIIRLIAKTDINENDLTKVCNLLKDSNVNK, encoded by the coding sequence TTGTACTCAAAAGAATTAGAATCTATCAAAAAAGCCAATCGATTTAGAACAAGAGAAGTTTTTGATGATAGTTTAATTGATTTAGCCTCAAATGATTATTTAGGTCTTTCTACAAATAAAACGCTTTTCCAAAATGCTTATGAAAATGTTCTAAAAGAAAATTATCACTCACCAAAAGCCTCAATGCTTGTAAATGGATATAGTAAAATCCACAAAAAATTTGAAAATAGATTATGTGAAGTAAATGGCTTTGAAGCTGGAGTTATTGTTGGTTCTGGATTTTTGGCAAATATTTCTATGATTGAAGCACTTGTAAGAAAAAATGACACTTTATTTATTGATGAAGAGTACCATGCAAGTGGAATATTAGCCACAAAACTTTTAAGACCTGAACAAGTTATTATTTTTAACCACAATGATTTCAAAGATTTAGAAGAGAAAATTTCTAAAAATCAAAGAACAGGAAGAAATATAATAGCAATTGAGGGTGTTTATTCAATGGGTGGGGATTTAGCTCCATTTGAAATATTTGAAATAGCAAATGAAAAAAAAGCTATTTTAATTGTTGATGAAGCCCATAGTTTTGGAGTTATTGGTGATAATCTTTTAGGTATTTTTGATTATTACAAAATTAAGCCAAATAAATATCATGTGAAAATGGGAACTTTAGGAAAAGCTTATGGCTCATATGGAGCTTATATTTTGGCTTCTCAAGAGATTATTGATTTTTTAACAAATAGAGCAAAACCTATAATATACTCAACTGCACCATCACTATTTGATACGGCACTTGCACATGAATCTTTAGATTTTATTATAAAAAACAAAGAGATATTAAAAGAAAAAATAAAAACAAATTTAACTATTATTTATAACATCTTGGGTTTAAAGTCCCAAAGTTTGATTATTCCTATTTTAATAGGTGATAATAAAAAAGTAAAAATTATACAAGAAAATTTAAAAAAAAATGGTTTTTTAGTAGGTGCAATTAGGCAACCAACTGTAAAAGAAGCAATTATTAGATTAATTGCAAAAACTGATATAAATGAAAATGATTTAACAAAAGTATGTAACTTATTAAAGGATTCAAATGTTAATAAATGA
- the thiS gene encoding sulfur carrier protein ThiS has product MTLIINGETKEFNDSLTLQNIITDLQIENKVMAAAVNMNIVKKDDWNSFIPKNDDKIELLQFVGGG; this is encoded by the coding sequence ATGACACTTATAATAAATGGCGAAACAAAAGAGTTTAATGACTCATTAACACTTCAAAATATTATTACAGATTTACAAATTGAAAATAAAGTAATGGCAGCAGCTGTAAACATGAATATCGTAAAAAAAGATGATTGGAACAGTTTTATTCCAAAAAATGATGACAAAATCGAACTTCTTCAATTTGTTGGTGGTGGATGA
- a CDS encoding lysophospholipid acyltransferase family protein, translating into MKNYFKFKVLPYLLYLLINFLYFTNKKVFHHPKLKDDEAFIFVAWHGDLVSQPLNYFNKRPNGTVKTMISQSKDGEIITKVYSLFGIGAIRGSSSKGATKALISTIKEIKSGSDVAISPDGPRGPRHSFAGGVISIAQKSGAKIVILSSKPTKYWQFNSWDRFVLPKPFGRVDFYMSEPLDVTNLEFEEARDFVRNKMLLNIVS; encoded by the coding sequence ATGAAAAATTATTTTAAATTTAAAGTATTACCTTACTTATTATATTTATTAATAAATTTTTTATATTTTACAAATAAAAAAGTTTTTCATCATCCCAAATTAAAAGATGATGAAGCTTTTATTTTTGTAGCTTGGCATGGAGATCTAGTTTCACAACCCTTAAATTATTTCAATAAAAGACCAAATGGTACAGTAAAAACAATGATTAGTCAGAGTAAAGATGGAGAAATAATAACGAAAGTTTACTCTTTATTTGGAATAGGTGCGATTAGAGGATCTTCTTCTAAAGGTGCAACTAAAGCATTAATTAGTACAATTAAAGAGATTAAATCAGGTTCTGACGTTGCAATATCTCCAGATGGACCAAGAGGACCACGACATAGTTTTGCTGGTGGTGTAATAAGTATTGCACAAAAAAGTGGCGCTAAAATTGTTATTTTAAGTTCTAAACCGACTAAATATTGGCAATTTAACTCATGGGATAGATTTGTATTACCAAAACCATTTGGAAGAGTTGATTTTTATATGTCTGAACCTTTAGATGTTACTAATCTAGAGTTTGAAGAAGCAAGGGATTTTGTCAGAAATAAAATGTTACTGAATATTGTAAGTTAA
- the cysS gene encoding cysteine--tRNA ligase — MKLHIYDSVKKEKVEFNSILPNVAKIYVCGPTVYDDSHLGHARSAIAFDLLHRVLKANNYEVIMTKNFTDIDDKIIKKMYDSNKSLEEITTTYINAYKADMKALNILDNTIEPKATENLESMKDMISNLLQKDIAYKTSDSVYFDTSKDNSYGTLSHKASDENSQARVESNNEKRNPSDFALWKFAKANDVSFEAPFGLGRPGWHIECSAMIEKHLAYKDSEFQIDIHGGGADLLFPHHENEAAQTRCSSGQNLAKYWMHNGFVNIDGEKMSKSLGNSFFLKDVLKSYSGEVIRFYLMSTHYRANFNFNEEDLLSSKKRLDKLYRVKKRVYAVEASSVNKNFSEEIFKALNDDMNTSKAFSVIDEMIGNANDKLDANPKDKNLKKELVANILFINDILGIGFNDAYEYFQFGIDVQTKSKIEELIEKRNEAKKIKDFATADAVRDELIALEISVMDTVNGTVWEKL; from the coding sequence ATGAAACTACATATTTACGACTCAGTAAAAAAGGAAAAAGTAGAGTTTAACTCTATTCTTCCTAATGTAGCTAAGATTTATGTTTGTGGACCTACTGTTTATGATGATTCTCACTTAGGTCACGCAAGAAGTGCAATAGCCTTTGATTTACTTCATAGAGTTTTAAAAGCTAATAATTATGAAGTTATTATGACAAAAAACTTCACTGATATTGATGATAAAATTATCAAAAAAATGTATGACTCTAATAAATCCCTCGAAGAGATTACAACTACTTATATAAACGCTTATAAAGCTGATATGAAAGCTTTAAATATCCTAGATAATACAATAGAACCAAAAGCTACAGAAAACCTTGAAAGCATGAAAGATATGATTTCAAATCTTTTACAAAAAGATATTGCTTATAAAACAAGTGACAGCGTATATTTTGATACTTCAAAAGATAACTCTTACGGAACATTGTCTCACAAAGCAAGTGATGAAAACTCACAAGCTAGAGTTGAATCAAATAATGAAAAAAGAAATCCATCAGATTTTGCTCTTTGGAAGTTTGCTAAAGCTAATGATGTTAGTTTTGAAGCACCGTTTGGACTTGGACGGCCAGGTTGGCATATTGAGTGTAGTGCTATGATTGAAAAACATTTAGCTTATAAAGATTCAGAGTTTCAAATAGATATTCATGGAGGAGGAGCTGATTTACTTTTTCCTCACCATGAAAATGAAGCTGCACAAACAAGATGTTCAAGTGGACAAAATCTTGCAAAATATTGGATGCATAATGGTTTTGTAAATATTGATGGGGAAAAAATGAGTAAATCTTTAGGAAACTCTTTTTTTCTAAAAGATGTTTTAAAATCATATTCAGGTGAAGTTATTAGATTCTATTTAATGTCAACACATTATAGAGCAAACTTTAATTTCAATGAAGAGGACTTGCTTTCATCTAAAAAAAGATTGGATAAGCTTTATAGAGTTAAAAAAAGAGTTTATGCAGTTGAAGCTTCAAGTGTGAATAAAAACTTCTCTGAAGAGATATTCAAAGCTTTAAACGATGACATGAATACATCAAAAGCTTTTTCAGTTATTGATGAAATGATTGGAAATGCAAATGATAAATTAGATGCTAATCCAAAAGATAAAAATCTAAAAAAAGAATTAGTTGCAAATATTTTATTTATTAATGATATTTTAGGTATTGGATTTAATGATGCTTATGAATATTTCCAATTTGGAATAGATGTGCAAACAAAATCTAAAATTGAAGAATTAATAGAAAAAAGAAATGAAGCAAAAAAAATAAAAGATTTTGCTACTGCTGATGCTGTAAGAGATGAATTAATTGCACTTGAAATCTCTGTAATGGACACGGTTAATGGAACTGTTTGGGAAAAGTTATAA
- the nusA gene encoding transcription termination factor NusA — protein MDKIIDILDSIAYEKGLKIDDVENALKEALIKTAQKMVDETLTFDANIDRANKKLELFQKIEVVSEDDERLHANAVNKYGEALNYENYITLDEAKEIDPDLEIGDFMNYDLEFENMGRNAATILHNNFEYRLQRFIEENLVSKYKDKIGKTIAGTVTRIDRQENTFIEIGEVKGILQRKSRIKGETFKVGDVVKAIVKGVNIDKTNGLLIDISRTSPKFLENLLILEVPELKDKKVTIEASARIPGTRSKIALSSIDPQIDPIGSVVGVKGVRIGSVSKQLHGENIDCVEFSTIPEMFISRALSPALVSSVKIEKAPSYGEKGKAIVTIPSDQKSKAIGKAGLNIRLASMLTKYDIELIEIASLSSSTNSNEKTITEEKITDTASLEALFK, from the coding sequence ATGGATAAAATAATAGATATTTTAGATTCAATTGCATATGAAAAAGGTCTCAAAATTGATGATGTTGAAAATGCACTAAAAGAAGCTTTGATTAAAACAGCTCAAAAAATGGTTGATGAAACACTTACTTTTGATGCAAATATTGATAGAGCGAATAAAAAACTTGAACTATTTCAAAAAATTGAAGTTGTATCAGAAGATGACGAAAGACTACATGCAAATGCAGTTAATAAATATGGTGAAGCACTTAATTATGAAAATTATATTACTCTTGATGAAGCAAAAGAAATTGACCCAGATTTAGAAATTGGCGATTTTATGAACTACGATTTAGAATTCGAAAATATGGGTAGAAATGCAGCTACTATATTACATAATAATTTTGAATACAGACTTCAAAGATTTATTGAAGAAAATCTTGTTAGTAAATACAAAGACAAAATCGGGAAAACTATAGCAGGAACTGTTACAAGAATTGATAGACAAGAGAATACATTTATTGAAATAGGTGAAGTAAAAGGTATTTTACAGAGAAAAAGTAGAATAAAAGGTGAAACTTTTAAAGTTGGTGATGTTGTTAAAGCTATTGTAAAAGGCGTAAATATTGATAAAACAAATGGTTTATTAATTGATATTTCAAGAACTTCTCCAAAATTCTTAGAAAATCTTTTAATCCTTGAAGTTCCTGAACTAAAAGATAAAAAAGTAACTATTGAAGCAAGTGCTAGAATTCCTGGAACTAGATCTAAAATTGCACTTTCATCTATTGATCCTCAAATAGACCCAATTGGTTCAGTTGTTGGAGTAAAAGGTGTTAGAATTGGTTCAGTTTCAAAACAACTTCATGGAGAAAATATTGATTGTGTTGAATTCTCTACAATTCCAGAAATGTTTATTTCAAGAGCATTATCACCAGCACTTGTATCTAGTGTAAAAATTGAGAAAGCACCTTCTTATGGTGAAAAAGGAAAAGCAATTGTTACAATTCCAAGTGATCAAAAATCAAAAGCTATTGGAAAAGCTGGTTTAAATATTAGATTAGCTTCAATGCTTACAAAATATGATATTGAATTGATTGAAATTGCTTCATTATCAAGTTCTACAAACAGTAATGAAAAAACTATTACTGAAGAGAAAATAACTGATACTGCATCTTTAGAAGCACTATTTAAATAA
- the rpsR gene encoding 30S ribosomal protein S18, whose translation MAERRKYGKKYCKYTEMKVDFIDYKNTELLKLSMSERGKIMPRRLTGNSKNSQEMVEKAIKRARHMALVPYIVDTKNITDSAYARSFY comes from the coding sequence ATGGCAGAAAGAAGAAAGTACGGAAAAAAATATTGTAAATATACTGAGATGAAAGTAGATTTCATTGATTATAAAAATACAGAATTATTAAAATTATCTATGAGTGAAAGAGGTAAAATTATGCCTAGAAGACTTACTGGTAACTCTAAAAATTCACAAGAAATGGTAGAAAAAGCAATCAAAAGAGCTAGACATATGGCATTAGTTCCTTACATTGTTGATACTAAAAATATTACTGATTCTGCATACGCAAGATCATTTTACTAA
- a CDS encoding HP0268 family nuclease, protein MELLFARNELNEKPKKVQLEKIKEDLNKDGQKIFYFDRDNSHKDMMALVDALEADGNNVYFREVKYGLADDEYMYEVHAL, encoded by the coding sequence ATGGAATTATTATTTGCAAGAAATGAGTTAAATGAAAAACCAAAAAAAGTGCAACTTGAAAAAATCAAAGAAGATTTAAATAAAGACGGACAAAAAATCTTTTATTTTGACAGAGATAACTCTCACAAAGATATGATGGCGTTAGTAGATGCTTTAGAAGCAGATGGAAATAATGTTTACTTCAGAGAAGTAAAATACGGTTTAGCAGATGATGAATATATGTATGAGGTTCATGCACTTTAA